From a single Phycisphaeraceae bacterium genomic region:
- a CDS encoding NUDIX domain-containing protein, whose product MGSPRQTKPKTARAGREKHLMRWAIKGHSVIDRTWYRHERGLPRRTSAGGVVVRLRGTCIEVALAREGDFPQYILPKGGVDPGETIEQAAQREIAEEAGLTQLTRLGKLGTRSRLTFTKRKWVTVHYYLYTTTAQAQQPTDIKHFHKAKWFPLSRLPEMLWPEQREMLESMRPVITERLRKYRSNAQL is encoded by the coding sequence ATGGGCAGCCCTCGCCAAACGAAACCCAAAACAGCGCGTGCTGGCAGGGAAAAGCATCTCATGCGGTGGGCGATCAAAGGGCACAGTGTGATTGATCGCACCTGGTACCGTCACGAGCGCGGCTTGCCGCGGAGAACGTCGGCGGGCGGAGTGGTCGTCCGGCTGCGCGGAACTTGCATCGAGGTAGCCTTGGCGCGAGAAGGCGACTTCCCTCAATACATTTTGCCCAAAGGCGGCGTCGATCCAGGTGAAACGATCGAACAGGCTGCCCAGCGTGAGATAGCTGAAGAAGCCGGACTCACACAGCTCACCCGTCTGGGCAAACTCGGCACGCGATCACGGCTGACGTTTACGAAACGCAAGTGGGTAACCGTCCACTACTACCTCTACACGACCACCGCTCAGGCACAGCAACCCACGGACATCAAACATTTCCACAAAGCGAAATGGTTTCCGCTGAGCCGGCTCCCGGAGATGCTCTGGCCGGAACAGCGCGAGATGCTTGAATCGATGCGTCCCGTGATCACGGAACGGTTGCGGAAGTACCGGTCAAACGCACAACTTTGA